The following are encoded in a window of Plectropomus leopardus isolate mb chromosome 23, YSFRI_Pleo_2.0, whole genome shotgun sequence genomic DNA:
- the LOC121962330 gene encoding alpha-2 adrenergic receptor gives MDSLNASGMDAFTVVHLNSSWSLDSGYSLAAIASIAALVSFLILFTVVGNILVVIAVLTSRALKAPQNLFLVSLATADILVATLVMPFSLANELMGYWYFGKVWCGIYLALDVLFCTSSIVHLCAISLDRYWSVTQAVEYNLKRTPKRVKCIILIVWLISAFISSPPLISIDSNTEISSQPQCELNDDTWYILSSSIASFFAPCLIMVLVYIRIYQVAKTRTRSMSGKDQNPDGVTHTENGLSKATSPFHGERENGHCQCPPTPSQRTVTIAPQTEDGDMEESSSSEGKGQKQEDTKRAKSRKKNSISKQSTRISRVSNKSMDLFASRRKRRRSSLARKKVYQAREKRFTFVLAVVMGVFVVCWFPFFFSYSLYGVCRDSCKIPDPLFKFFFWIGYCNSSLNPAIYTIFNRDFRRAFQKILCKSWRKSF, from the coding sequence ATGGATTCGTTGAACGCCAGCGGAATGGACGCGTTCACGGTGGTCCATCTGAATTCCTCCTGGAGTCTGGACAGTGGATATTCTTTAGCAGCGATAGCCAGCATTGCTGCACTTGTAAGTTTTCTCATTCTCTTTACGGTTGTTGGGAATATTCTGGTGGTTATCGCGGTGTTGACGAGCAGGGCGCTGAAAGCCCCACAGAACCTTTTTCTGGTGTCTCTGGCCACCGCGGACATCCTGGTCGCCACTTTGGTGATGCCGTTCTCCCTGGCGAATGAACTCATGGGCTACTGGTATTTTGGAAAAGTTTGGTGCGGTATTTATCTGGCTTtggatgttttgttctgcactTCGTCTATTGTCCATCTGTGCGCAATAAGCCTGGACCGCTACTGGTCCGTTACGCAGGCTGTAGAGTACAATCTGAAGCGGACTCCCAAACGCGTCAAGTGCATCATCTTAATTGTTTGGCTCATATCTGCTTTCATCTCATCCCCGCCGCTCATATCTATAGACAGCAACACTGAGATCAGCTCTCAGCCTCAGTGCGAGCTCAATGATGACACCTGGTACATCCTCTCCTCCAGCATCGCGTCCTTCTTCGCCCCCTGTTTGATCATGGTGCTGGTGTACATCAGAATATATCAAGTGGCCAAAACCAGAACCAGAAGCATGTCGGGAAAAGATCAAAACCCAGATGgtgtcacacacactgagaatGGACTGAGCAAAGCCACCTCCCCTTTCCATGGCGAGAGAGAGAACGGTCACTGTCAGTGCCCGCCTACGCCCAGCCAACGCACCGTCACCATCGCGCCACAGACTGAAGACGGCGACATGGAGGAGAGCTCCTCATCAGAGGGCAAAGGTCAAAAGCAGGAGGACACCAAGAGAGCCAAAAGCAGGAAGAAAAACTCCATCTCCAAACAGTCCACACGCATCTCCAGAGTCAGTAACAAATCCATGGACCTCTTTGCCTCCAGGAGGAAACGTCGCCGGAGCTCCTTAGCCAGGAAAAAGGTGTATCAAGCCAGGGAAAAGAGGTTTACTTTCGTTCTGGCTGTGGTCATGGGGGTGTTTGTTGTGTGCTGGTTCCCCTTTTTCTTCAGCTACAGCCTGTACGGTGTGTGCAGGGACTCCTGTAAGATCCCTGACCCACTCTTTAAATTCTTCTTCTGGATTGGCTACTGTAACAGCTCCCTGAACCCTGCCATCTACACCATCTTTAACCGGGACTTCAGGCGCGCCTTCCAGAAGATCCTCTGCAAGTCATGGAGAAAGTCCTTTTAG